Proteins encoded within one genomic window of Granulicella pectinivorans:
- a CDS encoding tetratricopeptide repeat protein, with product MKLPRFQIFLPVSGLFLLIAATPGLSEDHTSPSPPNRQITVSVAGLRVPEKAWEHYVRAREATATRNEQQFERETEAALAIEPNFAALYVLKATHKIHEGHLEEGMEDALTARQIEPGVTWSGIALASAYNGLHRYHDAFLVLSMTRAPESTTWQAAYEMARASIGISNAEQALYWSGQTLKLAPPTCREVHILRGNALLLAQHFPDAARELRLYLVAEGPQKPHPDIERIVRSLEHQTPDVASN from the coding sequence ATGAAGCTTCCAAGGTTCCAGATCTTCCTCCCCGTAAGCGGTCTCTTTCTCCTGATCGCAGCCACACCCGGCCTCTCCGAAGACCACACCTCTCCCTCTCCGCCGAACCGGCAAATCACCGTCTCCGTCGCGGGTCTCCGCGTGCCCGAGAAGGCCTGGGAGCACTACGTCCGGGCCCGGGAAGCCACGGCCACCCGCAACGAGCAGCAGTTCGAACGCGAGACGGAAGCGGCGCTCGCCATCGAACCCAACTTCGCCGCGCTCTATGTCCTGAAGGCCACGCACAAGATCCACGAGGGCCATCTGGAGGAAGGGATGGAGGACGCTCTGACTGCGCGGCAGATCGAGCCGGGCGTGACATGGTCGGGCATCGCACTGGCAAGCGCGTACAACGGCCTCCACCGCTACCACGATGCCTTCCTCGTGCTGAGCATGACGCGCGCACCGGAGTCGACTACATGGCAGGCGGCCTACGAGATGGCGCGTGCCTCCATTGGCATCTCAAACGCCGAACAGGCTCTCTACTGGAGCGGACAGACGCTGAAGCTCGCGCCGCCCACCTGCCGCGAAGTCCACATCCTCCGCGGCAACGCGCTGCTGCTCGCGCAACACTTCCCCGACGCCGCCCGCGAACTCCGGTTGTACCTCGTGGCCGAGGGCCCCCAGAAGCCCCATCCCGACATCGAAAGGATCGTCCGCAGCCTGGAACACCAGACCCCCGACGTCGCATCCAACTAG
- the pdxT gene encoding pyridoxal 5'-phosphate synthase glutaminase subunit PdxT, giving the protein MPLTIGVLALQGAFGAHAKVVAALGATPRPVRLPEHLDGLDGLIMPGGESTTMLKSLERGNFYDALNTFVHTTPTFGTCAGCILLATDVSSPAQKSFAALDITVQRNAYGRQLDSTILTEPTTLPGGPLEMVFIRAPRIDRTGPAVEVLASRDEHPVLVRQGHILAATFHPELGHDTRVHQLFLDMIKA; this is encoded by the coding sequence ATGCCACTCACCATCGGAGTCCTGGCCCTCCAGGGCGCATTCGGAGCCCATGCCAAGGTCGTCGCAGCCCTCGGCGCAACGCCGCGTCCCGTTCGCCTGCCGGAGCATCTCGACGGACTCGATGGGCTGATCATGCCCGGCGGCGAGTCCACCACGATGTTGAAGAGCCTCGAACGTGGCAACTTCTACGACGCTCTGAACACGTTCGTCCACACGACGCCGACCTTCGGCACCTGCGCCGGGTGCATCCTGCTCGCGACGGACGTCTCCAGCCCCGCGCAGAAGTCCTTCGCGGCCCTCGACATCACCGTACAGCGCAACGCCTACGGGCGCCAGCTCGACTCCACCATCCTGACCGAGCCCACCACGCTGCCCGGCGGCCCGCTCGAGATGGTCTTCATCCGCGCACCACGCATCGACCGCACCGGCCCTGCGGTGGAAGTGCTCGCCAGCCGCGATGAACATCCGGTTCTGGTGCGGCAGGGACACATTCTCGCTGCCACCTTCCACCCGGAACTGGGGCACGATACGCGCGTCCACCAACTCTTTCTGGATATGATCAAAGCGTAG
- a CDS encoding aldo/keto reductase, whose amino-acid sequence MSLKTVKLGSQGAVVSRMGLGCMGMSEFYGVTDDVESAATLVRALDLGVTFLDTADTYGIGDNELLIGKTLGARRDEVFLATKFANVRKKEDPSFWMVSGRPEYVHQACDASLKRLGVDHIDLYYQHRVDPNVPIEETVGAMAELVAVGKVKYLGLSEASPATIRRAHAVHPITALQTEYSLWERHVEEEILPTVRELGIGFVPYSPLGRGFLTGAIQSKAELGSGDFRAERYPRFAGENFDKNQVLVGRVRAIADRMGVKPGQLALAWVLAKGEDLVPIPGTKRRKYLEENVAAADIHLTPEQVLELEAAIPQEEIVGDRYAEASMKTIDR is encoded by the coding sequence ATGAGTCTGAAGACGGTCAAGCTTGGTTCGCAGGGCGCGGTGGTCTCGCGCATGGGTCTCGGTTGCATGGGGATGAGTGAGTTTTACGGGGTGACGGACGATGTCGAATCGGCCGCGACGCTGGTTCGTGCGCTCGATCTGGGGGTCACGTTTCTCGATACCGCCGACACCTACGGGATCGGCGATAACGAACTGCTGATCGGCAAGACGCTTGGTGCGCGTCGCGATGAGGTCTTCCTCGCGACGAAGTTCGCCAATGTCCGCAAGAAGGAAGACCCGTCCTTCTGGATGGTGAGCGGCCGTCCCGAGTACGTGCATCAGGCCTGTGACGCTTCCCTGAAGCGGCTTGGCGTCGATCATATCGACCTGTACTACCAGCATCGTGTCGATCCCAACGTGCCGATCGAAGAGACGGTTGGCGCCATGGCGGAGCTGGTGGCGGTGGGGAAGGTGAAGTATCTTGGTCTCTCGGAGGCCTCGCCCGCGACGATTCGCCGCGCGCACGCGGTCCATCCGATCACGGCATTGCAGACGGAGTACTCGCTCTGGGAGCGTCATGTGGAGGAGGAGATTCTCCCCACGGTGCGCGAGCTTGGCATCGGCTTTGTGCCGTATAGCCCTTTGGGGCGTGGGTTTCTGACGGGTGCGATCCAGTCCAAGGCGGAGCTTGGATCCGGAGACTTCCGTGCGGAGCGCTATCCGCGCTTTGCCGGCGAGAACTTCGACAAGAACCAGGTGCTGGTCGGTCGTGTGCGCGCTATCGCCGACCGGATGGGAGTGAAGCCCGGGCAGCTTGCGCTCGCCTGGGTGCTGGCCAAGGGAGAAGACCTGGTCCCCATCCCGGGTACGAAGCGCCGGAAGTACCTCGAAGAGAACGTCGCAGCGGCGGACATCCATCTGACGCCGGAGCAGGTGCTGGAGCTCGAAGCGGCTATCCCGCAGGAGGAGATCGTGGGCGACCGCTACGCAGAGGCCTCCATGAAGACGATCGACCGGTAG